The following are encoded together in the Pseudidiomarina andamanensis genome:
- the ydiJ gene encoding D-2-hydroxyglutarate dehydrogenase YdiJ yields the protein MSNSDHVLPVFSAFERRETRVETIYQNYLLALERAGFDGDIDGSYSGRLIAATDNSVYQQLPQAVLYPRTTEAVQQAFSLAQQDTFRSIQFSPRGGGTGTNGQSLTAGIVIDLSRYFNHVLEIDAEASWVRCQTGVVKDALNDAVRADGLFFSPDLSTSNRATIGGMINTDASGQGSLVYGKTSDHILELKAVLLNGECITTAPKPLAEAEQIAAGDSLEAAIYRQAIATCVGQRAAIDDKFPPLNRFLTGYDLKHCYDPAREQIDISRLLAGSEGTLACIVEARLNLTAIPRHKVLVNVKYSDFHAALRNAPFLVKARATSVETIDSNVLDLARNDIIWHQVAEQLQDVPNKPMRGINMVEFTAVEDAEIDDKVEWLTKTLDELIQAEPELGIIGYQVCRDAASIQTIYAMRKKAVGLLGATKGRRKPVAFAEDTAVPPEQLADFIAEFRTLLDEHQLHYGMFGHVDAGVLHVRPALDMNDPDDEVLLRKISDQVAELTAKYGGLMWGEHGKGYRSEYAPSFFGEDLYQEIQKIKAVFDSENRLNPGKICTPWGTDAQLVSVDATKRGYFDRQIPVSIRDDYQAAMNCNGNGLCFNYAADSAMCPSFKATGDRRNSPKGRATLIREWLRLNAAQNFDPSGVPKQTRLELLKQVPSAEQFDFNHEVKAAMDSCLACKACASQCPVKVDVPSFRAKFLAWYYSLYRRPSKDYLVKNVESLGRVMAKWPRISNFVSHNPLSASLTRKWFGYVDAPKLSVPSTSVRWKAHQWPQLNEEQLAQLTVEERQKCVVVVQDPFTSFYEADLLEAFGKIAEQLGYKPVLLAFKGNGKAQHVKGFLDDFSRTVDTVVAQLNQVAALELPMIGLDASTVLCLHDEYRDYTKQPLNYQVQLVQEWLLAVLPERASALAMKSPQRALQLLSHCTEQTAVPKAAKAWQQIFNFWQIPLQVEATGCCGMAGTFGHEIENQQVSQTLYDMSWRQKVEKSEVITLATGFSCRSQIKRMSTKKRALHPLQWLAENCA from the coding sequence ATGTCGAATTCGGATCACGTATTACCGGTATTTTCAGCATTTGAACGGCGTGAAACGCGCGTCGAAACCATTTATCAAAACTATTTGTTAGCCCTTGAGCGGGCTGGCTTTGACGGTGATATCGACGGTTCATATAGTGGCCGCTTAATTGCGGCAACTGACAATAGCGTCTATCAGCAATTACCTCAAGCAGTGTTGTACCCGCGGACTACTGAGGCGGTGCAACAAGCATTCTCGCTCGCCCAGCAAGATACCTTTCGCAGTATTCAGTTTTCACCTCGCGGTGGCGGCACCGGTACTAATGGCCAGTCACTCACTGCTGGTATTGTGATTGATTTAAGCCGCTATTTTAATCACGTACTCGAAATTGATGCGGAAGCCAGCTGGGTTCGTTGCCAAACCGGTGTGGTTAAAGACGCACTCAATGATGCCGTGCGTGCAGATGGGCTGTTTTTCTCACCTGATTTATCCACCAGTAACCGTGCCACCATTGGCGGTATGATCAATACCGATGCCTCAGGGCAAGGGTCGTTGGTTTACGGTAAAACTAGCGATCACATCTTGGAATTGAAAGCTGTTCTACTCAATGGTGAGTGTATCACCACGGCACCAAAGCCTTTAGCCGAGGCGGAACAGATTGCTGCCGGAGATAGTTTAGAAGCGGCAATTTATCGGCAAGCTATCGCGACTTGTGTTGGACAGCGTGCTGCAATTGATGACAAATTCCCGCCGTTGAATCGATTTTTGACTGGCTATGATCTGAAGCATTGTTACGATCCAGCTCGTGAACAGATTGATATTTCGCGGTTGTTGGCAGGCTCAGAAGGTACCTTAGCATGTATTGTTGAGGCTCGCTTAAACCTGACGGCTATTCCACGGCACAAAGTACTGGTGAACGTGAAATACAGTGATTTTCATGCCGCATTACGTAACGCGCCGTTTTTAGTCAAAGCAAGAGCAACGTCGGTCGAAACCATTGACAGTAATGTCTTAGATTTAGCCCGTAACGACATTATTTGGCATCAAGTTGCTGAGCAACTGCAGGATGTACCAAATAAACCAATGCGTGGCATTAATATGGTGGAATTTACCGCCGTCGAAGACGCTGAAATCGATGACAAAGTCGAATGGTTAACGAAAACGCTCGATGAGCTGATTCAAGCAGAGCCTGAATTGGGCATTATTGGCTATCAAGTGTGTCGTGATGCAGCGAGCATTCAAACGATTTATGCGATGCGCAAAAAAGCAGTGGGATTACTCGGTGCCACAAAAGGGCGTCGAAAGCCGGTTGCGTTCGCCGAAGATACGGCCGTTCCGCCTGAACAGTTGGCTGATTTTATTGCTGAATTTCGAACGTTACTTGATGAGCATCAATTGCATTACGGCATGTTCGGTCATGTTGATGCTGGTGTGTTACATGTACGCCCGGCACTGGACATGAACGATCCTGACGATGAAGTATTACTGCGCAAAATTAGTGATCAAGTGGCCGAATTGACCGCGAAATATGGCGGTTTGATGTGGGGGGAGCACGGTAAAGGCTACCGCTCTGAATACGCACCGAGTTTTTTTGGTGAAGATTTGTATCAGGAAATACAAAAAATTAAAGCCGTCTTTGACTCTGAGAACCGTCTAAATCCGGGTAAAATTTGTACGCCTTGGGGAACAGATGCGCAACTGGTTTCAGTGGATGCCACCAAACGTGGTTACTTTGACCGACAAATACCTGTCAGTATTCGTGATGATTACCAAGCAGCAATGAACTGTAACGGCAATGGTTTGTGCTTTAACTATGCCGCCGATTCAGCCATGTGTCCGTCGTTTAAAGCAACGGGCGATCGTCGTAATTCACCGAAAGGCCGAGCGACGCTAATTCGCGAATGGTTACGCTTAAATGCCGCGCAGAACTTTGATCCATCAGGGGTTCCGAAGCAAACGCGTTTGGAATTATTGAAACAAGTTCCGAGTGCAGAGCAATTTGATTTTAATCATGAAGTTAAAGCGGCCATGGATAGTTGTTTGGCGTGTAAGGCATGCGCGAGTCAGTGCCCGGTAAAAGTTGATGTACCGAGTTTCCGCGCTAAGTTTCTGGCTTGGTATTACAGTTTATACCGCCGTCCGAGCAAAGATTATTTAGTTAAGAATGTTGAGTCACTGGGGCGCGTTATGGCGAAGTGGCCACGCATTAGCAACTTCGTTAGCCACAACCCACTAAGCGCTTCGTTAACACGCAAGTGGTTCGGGTATGTCGATGCACCAAAACTATCCGTTCCTTCAACATCGGTGCGATGGAAAGCACACCAATGGCCGCAGTTAAATGAGGAACAATTAGCGCAGTTGACCGTTGAAGAGCGGCAGAAGTGCGTGGTGGTGGTGCAAGACCCATTTACCAGTTTTTACGAAGCTGATTTGCTAGAGGCTTTCGGAAAAATCGCCGAGCAGTTGGGTTACAAGCCCGTTCTGTTGGCATTTAAAGGGAACGGCAAAGCTCAGCATGTAAAGGGCTTTTTAGACGACTTTAGCCGCACGGTTGATACGGTTGTGGCGCAGTTGAATCAGGTTGCGGCATTAGAGCTGCCAATGATTGGGCTCGATGCATCTACGGTGTTATGTTTGCATGACGAATATCGCGATTACACCAAGCAACCACTCAATTATCAGGTTCAGTTGGTGCAGGAGTGGTTGTTGGCTGTATTACCTGAGCGTGCATCAGCGCTGGCGATGAAATCACCGCAGCGAGCACTGCAGCTGTTATCCCATTGCACGGAACAAACCGCAGTGCCAAAGGCAGCTAAAGCGTGGCAGCAGATTTTTAATTTCTGGCAAATTCCGCTACAGGTCGAAGCAACAGGGTGTTGTGGTATGGCTGGCACGTTTGGTCATGAAATTGAAAATCAGCAGGTTAGTCAAACGCTTTATGATATGAGCTGGCGTCAGAAGGTTGAGAAATCTGAAGTTATCACGTTAGCCACAGGCTTTTCGTGCCGTTCGCAAATAAAAAGAATGAGCACAAAAAAGCGGGCACTACACCCGCTTCAATGGTTAGCAGAAAACTGCGCTTAA
- the ppsR gene encoding posphoenolpyruvate synthetase regulatory kinase/phosphorylase PpsR yields MRTIFYISDGTALTAEAFGKAMLSMFPLKVIHKTLAFIDTIEKAEIAVNKINQAYQESGERPIIFHTFVSIDIKRVITSSKGSCYDFLDYFVAPLSKELNMAAQPKTHRTHGIQENNDTRENYDFRIDAVNYTLANDDGSNISDYDEADIILLGVSRTGKTPTSLYLALHYGIKAANYPLTEDDNMENLQLPKVLKPYRHKIYGLTLDPQRLHEIRSKRREGSRYASMQQCRYELQEVEKMYRREAIPFLDSTRFSVEEIAAKILAETNLERHRF; encoded by the coding sequence ATGCGCACAATTTTTTACATTTCTGATGGTACAGCCCTTACTGCTGAAGCATTCGGGAAAGCCATGCTGTCGATGTTCCCATTAAAAGTCATTCATAAAACCTTGGCATTTATCGATACTATTGAGAAAGCAGAGATAGCAGTAAACAAGATAAATCAGGCTTATCAGGAGTCTGGCGAACGCCCGATTATCTTTCATACCTTCGTTAGCATTGATATTAAGCGCGTGATTACCTCATCAAAAGGCAGTTGCTATGACTTTCTTGATTATTTTGTGGCTCCGCTAAGCAAAGAATTGAACATGGCGGCTCAGCCGAAAACTCACCGAACGCACGGTATTCAAGAAAATAATGACACACGTGAAAACTATGATTTTCGTATTGACGCGGTGAACTATACGTTAGCGAATGATGATGGCAGCAATATTTCTGACTATGACGAAGCGGATATTATTTTGCTTGGAGTTTCGCGTACAGGGAAAACCCCTACTAGCCTATATCTGGCCCTACATTACGGAATTAAAGCCGCGAACTATCCATTGACGGAAGACGATAATATGGAGAATTTGCAGTTGCCGAAAGTGCTAAAGCCGTATCGACATAAGATTTACGGATTAACGTTAGATCCGCAACGCTTGCATGAAATTCGCAGTAAACGACGTGAAGGTAGCCGTTATGCATCCATGCAGCAATGTCGCTATGAATTGCAGGAGGTCGAGAAGATGTATCGCCGTGAAGCAATTCCATTTCTCGACTCAACCCGATTTTCGGTGGAAGAGATTGCCGCTAAAATTCTTGCAGAAACCAATCTCGAACGGCACCGCTTTTAA
- a CDS encoding DUF4826 family protein translates to MVEQQPEAMTEEQVSAWVREHFQAANKYLAEQGIISDQILSKDSRYLAPYVAVWKFNTQDKKTLWVINGDVPTDVIGEKAAKDARDAMRYFALRWQMQAEGVLQQAKNDPEKQRYAHYLVNRAENLYQLSTSKDLWQQQD, encoded by the coding sequence ATGGTAGAACAACAACCTGAAGCAATGACCGAAGAGCAAGTGTCAGCTTGGGTTCGTGAGCATTTTCAGGCCGCTAACAAATATTTGGCGGAACAGGGAATTATTAGCGACCAAATTTTATCGAAAGACAGCCGATATCTAGCGCCGTATGTTGCGGTGTGGAAATTTAATACGCAAGATAAGAAGACGTTATGGGTTATTAACGGTGATGTACCGACTGACGTTATCGGTGAGAAAGCAGCAAAAGATGCCCGCGATGCCATGCGTTATTTCGCGTTGCGTTGGCAGATGCAAGCTGAAGGGGTGTTACAGCAGGCTAAAAACGATCCTGAAAAGCAACGCTATGCGCACTATCTCGTGAATCGTGCAGAGAATCTGTATCAGTTAAGTACAAGCAAAGATTTGTGGCAGCAACAAGACTAA
- a CDS encoding Glu/Leu/Phe/Val dehydrogenase dimerization domain-containing protein yields MSLFEHKEFDQHEQVVFCHDKETGLKAIIAIHDTTLGPSLGGTRLWNYASSAEALTDVLRLSRGMTYKSALAGLPLGGGKAVIIGDAKTIKTPELMRAYGRFVNSLSGRYITAEDVNIRTSDIAYVAEETSYVAGTAEKAGDPSPHTALGTYLGLKAAAKHKFGSDNLNGLKIAVQGLGAVGYDFAEYCAKEGAQLFVTDINEEACQRAAEELNATVVGLDDIYGLDVDVYAPCALGATVNDETLKQIKAKIIAGSANNQLATPAHDKIVMDMGILYAPDYVINAGGVIHVCSEAANMSREETDKRVRDIYDTLDQIFTRSAAEKRPTGEIADQMAREVIAKAKAAR; encoded by the coding sequence ATGTCTCTATTCGAACACAAAGAGTTCGACCAACACGAACAAGTCGTGTTTTGTCATGATAAAGAAACAGGTTTAAAAGCAATCATTGCCATCCACGACACCACGCTTGGGCCATCATTAGGCGGAACTCGCTTGTGGAATTATGCATCGTCGGCCGAAGCATTAACCGACGTACTTCGTCTGTCTCGCGGTATGACTTACAAAAGCGCCCTAGCCGGCTTGCCACTTGGTGGCGGTAAAGCAGTTATCATTGGCGACGCTAAAACAATTAAAACACCAGAATTAATGCGTGCCTATGGTCGTTTTGTCAACTCGCTCAGCGGTCGTTATATCACAGCCGAAGACGTGAATATTCGCACCAGCGATATCGCTTATGTCGCTGAAGAAACTAGCTACGTAGCTGGTACCGCAGAAAAAGCAGGTGATCCTTCACCTCATACTGCGCTTGGTACTTATTTAGGTTTAAAAGCTGCGGCGAAGCATAAATTCGGTAGTGACAACCTCAATGGCTTGAAAATAGCTGTTCAGGGTCTTGGCGCTGTTGGTTACGACTTTGCTGAATACTGTGCTAAAGAAGGTGCTCAGTTATTCGTAACCGATATTAACGAGGAAGCTTGTCAACGCGCAGCGGAAGAACTGAACGCTACTGTTGTTGGTTTAGATGACATTTATGGTCTTGATGTAGATGTTTATGCGCCATGTGCACTTGGCGCTACCGTTAATGATGAAACGCTGAAGCAAATTAAAGCGAAAATCATTGCAGGTAGTGCAAACAACCAATTAGCGACACCTGCTCATGACAAAATTGTGATGGATATGGGCATCTTGTATGCACCAGATTACGTCATTAACGCCGGTGGTGTTATTCACGTCTGTAGCGAAGCGGCGAACATGAGCCGTGAAGAAACTGACAAGCGCGTACGCGACATTTACGACACCTTAGATCAAATCTTTACACGTTCGGCTGCTGAAAAGCGCCCGACTGGCGAGATTGCCGATCAAATGGCTCGTGAAGTGATTGCTAAGGCGAAAGCTGCGCGTTAA
- the ppsA gene encoding phosphoenolpyruvate synthase: MQNNVQDYVLWYDQLGMNDVGRVGGKNASLGEMISHLAGVGVDVPNGFATTAEAFNEFLEQSGVNERIHEILDDLDTDDVKALAEAGKKIRQWVIETPFQPALDQAIRAAYEQLSGGNDEVSFAVRSSATAEDMPDASFAGQQETFLNVRGIDAIMEAIKHVFASLFNDRAISYRVHQGYDHRGVALSAGIQRMVRSDIAASGVMFSIDTESGFDQVVFITSSYGLGEMVVQGAVNPDEFYVHKPTLKAERPAVLRRNLGSKKIQMIYSDATDHGKQTSIVDIPAELSDKFSITDDEVEALARQAVIIEQHYGRPMDIEWAKDGIDGKLYIVQARPETVQSNKTGQALERYALKSKSDVIAEGRAIGQKIGAGVARVLNNISEMDKVQPGDVLVTDMTDPDWEPIMKRASAIVTNRGGRTCHAAIIARELGIPAVVGCGDATDKIAAGIPVTVSCAEGDTGYIYNGELEFDVTTSDVGDMPALPLKIMMNVGNPDRAFDFASLPHAGVGLARLEFIINRMIGVHPKALLNFDQQSPELQKQIRGYMAGYESPREYYVGKLTEGIATLAAAFSPERVIVRMSDFKSNEYANLVGGRQYEPHEENPMLGFRGASRYISEEFRDCFAMECDAIKRVRNDMGLTNVEVMIPFVRTLEEGRKVIELLAEQGLVQGENGLRVIMMCELPSNALLAEQFLDIFDGFSIGSNDLTQLTLGLDRDSGVIAHLFDERNEAVKAMLAMAIQAAKKKGKYVGICGQGPSDHADFAAWLVEQGIDSVSLNPDTVVETWLYLAEHHA; this comes from the coding sequence GTGCAGAATAACGTACAAGATTATGTGCTTTGGTATGATCAATTAGGGATGAATGACGTCGGTCGTGTGGGCGGTAAAAACGCATCGCTTGGTGAAATGATAAGTCATTTGGCTGGAGTAGGTGTCGACGTGCCAAACGGCTTTGCAACGACAGCGGAAGCATTCAATGAGTTTCTCGAACAAAGTGGCGTGAATGAACGTATTCATGAAATTTTGGACGATTTGGATACCGATGATGTGAAAGCTTTGGCTGAAGCCGGTAAGAAAATTCGTCAATGGGTAATCGAAACCCCATTCCAGCCTGCACTAGATCAAGCCATTCGCGCCGCATACGAGCAGTTGAGCGGTGGTAACGATGAAGTCAGTTTTGCCGTGCGCAGTTCAGCTACAGCTGAAGATATGCCTGATGCATCGTTTGCGGGGCAGCAAGAAACGTTTCTAAACGTTCGTGGCATTGATGCCATTATGGAAGCGATTAAGCATGTATTCGCTTCGTTGTTTAATGACCGCGCTATTTCATATCGTGTGCACCAAGGTTATGACCATCGCGGTGTAGCTCTTTCTGCTGGTATTCAACGCATGGTGCGAAGCGACATTGCCGCATCAGGCGTTATGTTCTCAATTGATACCGAGTCTGGCTTTGACCAGGTTGTGTTTATCACCTCATCGTATGGTTTAGGTGAAATGGTGGTGCAGGGCGCAGTCAACCCTGACGAGTTCTATGTACACAAACCAACACTGAAAGCTGAGCGACCAGCCGTATTGCGCCGTAATTTAGGTAGCAAAAAAATTCAAATGATCTATTCGGACGCGACCGACCACGGCAAGCAAACCTCAATTGTCGATATCCCTGCAGAATTGTCTGACAAATTCTCGATTACTGACGACGAAGTTGAAGCGCTTGCTCGCCAAGCGGTAATTATCGAGCAGCATTATGGTCGTCCAATGGATATCGAATGGGCGAAGGATGGTATCGACGGTAAGCTTTATATTGTTCAAGCCCGTCCAGAGACCGTGCAGTCGAACAAAACGGGTCAAGCGCTTGAGCGCTACGCGTTAAAATCAAAAAGTGATGTGATAGCGGAAGGTCGTGCTATCGGTCAAAAGATTGGCGCGGGTGTTGCACGTGTTCTCAATAACATTTCAGAAATGGACAAAGTGCAGCCAGGCGATGTCTTGGTTACGGACATGACAGACCCAGATTGGGAACCAATCATGAAGCGCGCTTCGGCAATTGTTACTAACCGTGGTGGACGTACCTGTCACGCAGCGATTATTGCGCGTGAGCTTGGTATTCCTGCGGTGGTGGGTTGTGGCGATGCCACTGATAAGATTGCTGCCGGAATACCTGTCACTGTGTCGTGTGCCGAAGGTGATACGGGTTACATCTACAACGGTGAGTTAGAATTTGACGTGACCACGTCAGATGTTGGCGACATGCCAGCCTTACCGTTAAAAATTATGATGAACGTTGGTAACCCTGATAGGGCCTTCGATTTTGCCAGTTTGCCACATGCAGGCGTTGGTTTGGCTCGCTTGGAGTTCATTATTAATCGCATGATTGGCGTGCATCCGAAAGCGTTGTTGAACTTCGACCAACAGAGCCCGGAATTACAAAAACAGATTCGTGGTTACATGGCGGGTTATGAAAGCCCTCGCGAATACTATGTTGGTAAACTTACCGAAGGCATTGCCACCTTAGCGGCGGCGTTCTCACCAGAGCGCGTTATTGTTCGTATGTCTGATTTCAAATCGAACGAATATGCGAATTTGGTTGGCGGACGCCAGTACGAACCGCATGAAGAAAACCCAATGCTCGGCTTCCGCGGTGCTTCACGTTATATTTCAGAAGAATTTCGCGATTGTTTTGCGATGGAATGTGACGCTATCAAACGTGTGCGTAATGATATGGGGCTGACCAATGTTGAGGTGATGATTCCATTCGTACGTACTCTTGAAGAAGGTCGCAAAGTAATTGAGTTGCTTGCAGAACAAGGATTGGTGCAGGGCGAAAATGGCTTGCGTGTCATTATGATGTGCGAATTACCATCGAACGCATTATTAGCTGAGCAGTTCCTAGATATTTTTGATGGGTTCTCAATTGGTTCAAACGACTTAACCCAATTAACTCTGGGCCTCGATCGCGATTCTGGCGTCATTGCGCATTTATTTGATGAACGCAATGAAGCGGTGAAAGCAATGCTCGCTATGGCAATTCAAGCCGCGAAAAAGAAAGGCAAATACGTGGGTATTTGTGGTCAAGGGCCATCGGATCATGCTGACTTTGCTGCTTGGTTGGTTGAGCAAGGCATCGATTCAGTATCGTTGAACCCTGACACGGTGGTTGAGACTTGGTTGTACCTAGCTGAGCATCACGCCTAA